In Granulicatella elegans, one genomic interval encodes:
- a CDS encoding ATP-binding protein: MEVQRPRYLNQLIDKKDNGRVKIITGIRRCGKSYLLFELYKKHLLSCGVSENQMIMIALDSLQNIKYRNPIELDNFLRGKIEDNGIKHYIFIDEIQFVEEIPNPYLEGSCSKITFVDLVLGLMKIPNVDVYITGSNSKMLSSDVLTHFRDRGDEIRVYPFSFAEFYSCYEGDKRKAFDEYCLYGGMPMSVQFSNHEKKSEYLKNIFTSTYIKDVIERNKILKDTSILDDLLDIISSSIGSLSNPTKLANTFMSEKNIKISQFTVSTYLNYFIDAFLIEKARRYDVKGRKYISSPYKYYFSDIGLRNARLNFRQNEQSHIMENVIYNELRMRGLNVDVGVVEYNYKDKSKKTVKKNLEVDFVINRGSNRYYIQSALNVDTEEKRIQETESLRRTRDSFKKVVIVRNNIVPRYDDDGILYIGVEDFLLDEAALDL, from the coding sequence ATGGAAGTGCAAAGACCAAGATACTTAAACCAACTTATAGATAAAAAAGATAACGGAAGAGTAAAGATTATTACAGGCATTAGAAGATGTGGGAAATCATATCTTTTATTTGAATTATATAAAAAGCACCTACTTTCTTGTGGAGTAAGTGAAAATCAAATGATAATGATTGCACTTGACAGTCTACAGAATATTAAGTATAGGAATCCAATTGAGCTGGATAACTTTTTAAGAGGTAAAATTGAAGATAATGGAATTAAGCACTATATTTTTATAGATGAGATTCAGTTTGTAGAAGAAATTCCCAATCCATATTTGGAAGGAAGTTGTTCAAAAATTACATTTGTCGATTTGGTACTAGGATTAATGAAAATACCAAATGTTGATGTGTATATTACAGGGAGTAATTCCAAAATGCTTTCATCAGATGTATTGACGCATTTTCGAGATCGTGGTGATGAAATAAGGGTATACCCATTTTCATTTGCAGAGTTTTATTCATGTTATGAAGGGGATAAAAGAAAGGCTTTTGACGAGTATTGTCTATATGGCGGAATGCCAATGTCTGTACAGTTTAGTAATCATGAAAAAAAGAGTGAGTATTTGAAGAATATTTTTACAAGTACCTATATTAAAGATGTAATAGAGCGTAATAAAATCTTAAAAGACACATCTATATTGGATGATTTGCTAGATATTATATCTTCATCTATTGGCTCTTTGTCTAATCCAACAAAATTAGCTAATACTTTTATGTCAGAAAAAAATATAAAGATATCTCAGTTTACAGTAAGCACTTACCTAAATTATTTTATAGATGCTTTTTTAATTGAGAAAGCCAGAAGATATGATGTGAAAGGGAGAAAATATATATCATCTCCGTACAAATACTATTTTTCAGATATTGGACTTAGAAATGCAAGGTTGAATTTCAGGCAGAATGAGCAATCACATATCATGGAGAATGTAATATATAATGAACTTCGAATGAGGGGATTAAATGTAGATGTTGGTGTTGTGGAATACAACTATAAAGATAAGAGTAAAAAAACTGTCAAAAAGAACTTAGAAGTCGACTTTGTTATAAATAGGGGAAGTAACAGATATTATATTCAATCGGCACTTAATGTTGATACAGAAGAAAAGCGAATACAAGAAACAGAATCTTTGAGGAGAACCAGAGATTCCTTTAAGAAGGTTGTTATAGTTAGAAATAATATTGTGCCAAGATATGATGATGATGGTATTTTATATATTGGTGTAGAGGACTTTCTTTTAGATGAAGCTGCATTGGATTTATAA
- a CDS encoding zinc ribbon domain-containing protein has protein sequence MVITKSISRFARNTIDCLKYIRQLREKNISIIFEKENINTMEDVKDIHEAIISKDIFIQVQEEMLRRANMFSGEGKRKKRVYSSKYALSSLCVCSKCGDIYRRIVWSNRGERSVVWRCCTRVEHGPKACNASTIKEEELQEVVVKAMNMTLKTSEETYVKLMKNIEEVIAGNNTKEIEIIDGVIA, from the coding sequence ATGGTCATTACAAAATCTATCAGCCGATTTGCAAGAAATACCATCGACTGCCTAAAGTATATAAGACAGCTAAGAGAAAAGAATATATCTATCATATTTGAAAAGGAAAACATCAACACGATGGAAGATGTCAAAGACATCCATGAGGCGATAATATCTAAAGATATTTTTATACAAGTGCAAGAAGAAATGTTAAGACGTGCCAATATGTTTAGTGGTGAAGGGAAAAGAAAAAAGCGAGTTTATTCAAGCAAGTATGCCCTATCCAGCCTTTGTGTGTGTTCAAAGTGTGGTGATATTTACAGGCGTATTGTCTGGAGCAATCGAGGTGAACGCTCGGTAGTTTGGAGATGTTGCACCAGAGTTGAACATGGGCCAAAAGCCTGCAACGCTTCAACTATAAAGGAAGAAGAATTGCAAGAAGTTGTCGTTAAAGCGATGAACATGACACTTAAAACCTCTGAAGAAACTTATGTCAAACTCATGAAAAACATTGAAGAAGTGATTGCAGGTAATAACACAAAAGAAATCGAAATCATTGATGGGGTAATTGCTTGA
- a CDS encoding InlB B-repeat-containing protein, with translation MVEFKLGEGTKVDNTGSGAIEGNKDNPVSYQKYKVKPNTNLKDYKLPVVNASVVDSITLSAQDGYTDPTWNTNNFVATAGNNVFTATATKTYDITFDANTGGGTKDKVTQKANTEYELPASNTFTPPANKEFSGWQIGDDSTNLKQPGEKIKITGDTTVKAIWKDIEHKDIKYKVTFNGNTGTGSMDSATVKKGEKYKLPENAFGAPSENQEFKTWEVDGKEVAPGTEITIEKDTEVKAIWKDIEHKDIKYKVTFNGNTGTGSMDSATVKKGEKYKLPENAFGAPSENQEFKTWEVDGKEVAPGTEITIEKDTEVKATWKDIEHKDIKYKVTFNGNTGTGSMDSAAVKKGEKYKLPENAFGAPSENQEFKTWEVDGKEVAPGTEITIEKDTEVKAIWKDIMIKIIYNPNGGNWNNDSANKTIEVKKGTTIMIMEAPVKDGFKFKYWKGSEYQPGDNYTALEDHTFIAVWEENKKPGTPDVNPSEPGSNNKKPGTPDVNPSEPESKDKNGTQSRGTSSLNSKNNRLPDTGDNGMNMHYAFGLAFVACGVLVINRVYRKEK, from the coding sequence GTGGTTGAATTTAAATTAGGTGAAGGAACAAAAGTTGATAATACTGGATCTGGAGCAATTGAAGGAAATAAAGATAATCCTGTAAGTTATCAAAAATATAAAGTTAAACCAAATACTAATTTAAAAGATTATAAACTTCCTGTTGTTAATGCATCTGTTGTTGATTCTATAACATTATCAGCGCAAGATGGATATACTGATCCAACATGGAACACAAATAACTTCGTGGCAACTGCTGGCAATAATGTTTTTACAGCAACAGCAACAAAGACATATGATATAACTTTTGATGCAAATACTGGTGGTGGAACGAAAGACAAAGTAACTCAAAAAGCAAATACAGAGTATGAATTACCAGCATCTAACACATTTACCCCACCAGCTAACAAAGAATTTTCTGGTTGGCAAATTGGAGATGACTCTACAAATCTAAAACAACCAGGAGAAAAAATAAAAATTACTGGTGATACAACAGTAAAAGCCATCTGGAAAGACATTGAACACAAAGACATTAAATACAAAGTAACATTCAACGGAAATACTGGAACAGGTTCAATGGATTCTGCAACCGTTAAAAAAGGTGAAAAATACAAATTACCAGAAAATGCTTTCGGAGCACCATCAGAAAACCAAGAATTCAAAACATGGGAAGTAGATGGTAAAGAAGTAGCACCAGGAACAGAAATCACTATAGAAAAAGATACAGAAGTAAAAGCCATCTGGAAAGACATTGAACACAAAGACATTAAGTACAAAGTAACATTTAACGGAAATACTGGAACAGGTTCAATGGATTCTGCAACCGTTAAAAAAGGTGAAAAATACAAATTACCAGAAAATGCTTTCGGAGCACCATCAGAAAACCAAGAATTCAAAACATGGGAAGTAGATGGTAAAGAAGTAGCACCAGGAACAGAAATCACTATAGAAAAAGATACAGAAGTAAAAGCTACCTGGAAAGACATTGAACACAAAGACATTAAATACAAAGTAACATTTAACGGAAATACTGGAACAGGTTCAATGGATTCTGCAGCCGTTAAAAAAGGTGAAAAATACAAATTACCAGAAAATGCTTTCGGAGCACCATCAGAAAACCAAGAATTCAAAACATGGGAAGTAGATGGTAAAGAAGTAGCACCAGGAACAGAAATCACTATAGAAAAAGATACAGAAGTAAAAGCCATCTGGAAAGATATTATGATTAAAATCATATATAATCCTAATGGTGGTAACTGGAATAATGACAGTGCAAATAAGACAATAGAAGTCAAAAAGGGAACTACAATTATGATTATGGAAGCTCCTGTAAAGGATGGATTCAAATTCAAGTATTGGAAGGGTTCAGAGTATCAGCCAGGAGATAACTATACGGCACTTGAAGATCATACTTTCATAGCTGTTTGGGAAGAGAATAAAAAACCAGGCACTCCTGATGTCAACCCTAGTGAACCGGGATCAAATAATAAAAAACCGGGTACACCTGATGTCAACCCTAGTGAACCAGAATCAAAGGATAAAAATGGAACACAGTCTCGTGGAACTTCAAGTTTGAACTCAAAAAATAACAGATTACCAGACACTGGTGATAATGGAATGAATATGCACTATGCTTTTGGACTTGCATTCGTAGCATGCGGTGTACTAGTTATAAATAGAGTCTATAGAAAAGAAAAATAA
- a CDS encoding Rib/alpha-like domain-containing protein: protein MNLKSKFMNLFRENVNISKKISVGLLSFMIMLSSLAPFANANGFQPNSVTTKMDTQIKVKEPTVNPVLYDATTISGGNLAKYRDKVNKKTVIATVHVTLKGEDGTVKATLSVTPTSGTTWSVKLPGEVKVEKGDTVTVYQQIGENKSPEVTAIAQPSKASTVTLKMPEGEIWIEQTSSNIVNEDEQAEAVKMLKDANTAVAGDMKSVKFTIDGTNHAYYEVTYTDGSTSGIVEAKNLQIKTVTENSRGANLNEITIVDNVIKGKLEGEGPFDGIKVQLIINVKKEKSGDFCTDKGCRIDKDSSNPVGVTLENDGTFSYTLQEQNKESLTLDQIVGVTVKEPHKFVSCSTTTVKPVIPEKTEVKDPRKLTAEDKTTIINAIKEAYKAPDGTSKLPNGTGDWNEVPAVIQFDDSGNAKIFSGNDVAGTWDNGHYVPGKNADGSLKVKEGANPKITIPAKDLLKNIKPEAPTVALSDDKKNIIITPNEKDTDANIITVSYTDKDGKVQTTKATKADDGTWSIAGEGTVVNGVITLSKDKVKGKTDVKAKVTDKGGVADDDKTPLTSDFGTLTVEETKEETKAEKVKKLGGLDPVDIKKWVGDKVDWKDGVKAKDDASDDNKAKIKEFLDEAGTKFIDEATPGRNTDIQGDYKGKIKVTFDDGSSLEVEQTLYVSDLVTSEKRENTPDDA from the coding sequence ATGAATTTAAAATCAAAATTTATGAATTTATTCAGGGAGAATGTTAATATCTCCAAGAAAATTTCAGTTGGGCTACTTTCATTTATGATTATGTTGTCATCACTGGCACCTTTCGCAAATGCAAATGGCTTCCAGCCTAATTCTGTTACAACAAAAATGGATACGCAGATCAAGGTTAAGGAGCCGACCGTTAACCCTGTATTATACGATGCCACAACTATTTCAGGAGGCAATCTAGCTAAATATAGAGATAAAGTTAATAAAAAGACTGTAATAGCAACAGTCCATGTAACATTAAAGGGTGAAGATGGTACTGTAAAAGCTACTCTTTCTGTTACACCTACAAGTGGAACAACATGGTCAGTAAAATTACCTGGAGAAGTTAAAGTTGAAAAAGGCGATACTGTTACTGTTTACCAACAAATAGGTGAAAATAAATCACCAGAGGTAACTGCGATTGCTCAACCATCTAAGGCATCTACAGTTACTCTTAAAATGCCGGAAGGCGAAATTTGGATAGAACAAACAAGTTCTAACATAGTTAATGAAGACGAACAAGCAGAAGCTGTTAAAATGTTGAAAGATGCAAATACTGCAGTAGCTGGTGATATGAAATCAGTTAAGTTTACTATTGATGGTACTAACCATGCTTATTATGAAGTAACTTATACTGATGGTTCGACATCAGGGATAGTTGAAGCTAAAAATTTACAAATAAAAACAGTTACAGAAAATTCAAGAGGAGCTAATCTTAATGAAATTACAATTGTAGACAATGTAATTAAGGGAAAACTAGAGGGTGAAGGACCTTTTGACGGCATAAAAGTACAATTAATCATTAATGTTAAAAAGGAGAAATCAGGAGACTTTTGTACTGACAAAGGATGTAGAATTGACAAAGACTCATCTAATCCGGTAGGAGTAACTTTAGAAAATGATGGAACTTTTTCCTATACTTTACAAGAACAAAATAAGGAAAGTTTAACTCTCGACCAAATAGTTGGTGTTACAGTAAAAGAACCCCATAAATTTGTATCTTGTTCTACAACTACTGTAAAACCAGTAATACCTGAAAAGACAGAAGTTAAAGACCCTAGAAAATTAACAGCAGAGGATAAAACAACTATAATTAATGCTATTAAAGAAGCATATAAAGCACCAGATGGCACATCTAAATTACCAAACGGAACCGGAGATTGGAATGAAGTACCGGCAGTTATACAATTTGATGACAGTGGCAATGCCAAAATATTTAGTGGTAATGATGTAGCAGGTACTTGGGACAATGGGCATTATGTTCCGGGAAAAAACGCAGATGGTTCATTAAAGGTAAAAGAAGGAGCTAATCCAAAAATAACAATTCCGGCCAAAGACCTTCTAAAAAATATCAAACCAGAAGCACCAACAGTTGCATTAAGTGATGATAAGAAAAACATCATAATCACTCCAAATGAAAAAGATACAGATGCGAATATTATTACTGTTTCTTATACAGATAAAGACGGTAAAGTTCAAACAACTAAAGCTACAAAAGCTGATGATGGAACTTGGTCTATTGCTGGCGAAGGAACAGTAGTAAATGGCGTTATAACTCTTTCTAAAGACAAGGTAAAAGGCAAAACAGATGTAAAAGCTAAAGTAACAGATAAGGGTGGAGTAGCGGATGACGATAAAACACCACTTACATCAGATTTTGGAACTTTAACTGTAGAAGAAACAAAAGAAGAAACAAAAGCTGAAAAAGTTAAAAAACTAGGCGGTCTCGACCCGGTAGATATAAAAAAATGGGTTGGAGATAAAGTTGACTGGAAAGACGGTGTAAAAGCTAAAGACGATGCATCAGATGATAACAAAGCAAAAATAAAAGAGTTCTTAGATGAAGCAGGAACAAAATTTATTGATGAGGCAACTCCAGGAAGAAATACAGATATACAAGGAGACTACAAAGGTAAGATTAAAGTAACATTTGATGACGGTTCTTCCTTAGAGGTTGAACAAACACTATACGTCAGCGATCTTGTAACATCAGAAAAAAGAGAAAACACTCCTGATGATGCTTGA